One Pseudomonas entomophila genomic window carries:
- a CDS encoding DUF2970 domain-containing protein, whose translation MDDHDSGKAPGFWQMLQSVLAAAFGVQSGKNRARDFTYGKASHFIVMGTVFTLVFIFVLIGLVQLAMHLTAR comes from the coding sequence ATGGACGATCATGATTCCGGCAAGGCGCCCGGGTTCTGGCAGATGCTGCAAAGTGTGCTGGCGGCGGCGTTTGGCGTGCAGAGCGGCAAGAACCGGGCGCGGGATTTCACCTATGGCAAGGCCAGTCATTTCATCGTGATGGGGACGGTGTTCACCCTGGTGTTCATTTTCGTGTTGATTGGGTTGGTGCAGTTGGCGATGCATTTGACCGCGCGGTGA
- a CDS encoding alpha-1,4-glucan--maltose-1-phosphate maltosyltransferase, translated as MSGNEPFESGPTANDHPDQAISLSQALLAPRIVIEDASPVLDAGAFAAKAVRGQKVDVSAKVYCDGHDRLAVTLHWRQAHSRRWHCVAMHSPGNDLWLAAFTPTDLGLHVFNIQAWIDPFATYCHDLEKKYAAGVDVRLELEEGRLLLGKGIERSDGALREQLEQLCQHLPDWPVDEQVAQLLHPATARLMGEAEHRCYLTRSPEYPVDVDREAALFASWYELFPRSVTDDPQRHGTFDAVHQRLPMIRDMGFDVLYFPPIHPIGMKHRKGRNNALQAEPGDPGSPYAIGSPEGGHDAIHPQLGSRDDFRRLVAAAAEHGLEIALDFAIQCSQDHPWLTEHPGWFSWRPDGTIRYAENPPKKYQDIVNVDFYAPEAVPSLWLALRDVVVGWVEEGVRTFRVDNPHTKPLPFWQWLIANVRGQYPDVIFLAEAFTRPAMMARLGKVGYAQSYTYFTWRNSKQELREYFEQLNQPPWSQCYRPNFFVNTPDINPFFLQTAGRPGFLIRAALATMGSGLWGMYSGFELCEGTPLPGKEEYLDSEKYEIRPRDFSQPGNIVAEIAQLNRIRRQNRALQTHLGVLFLNCWNDNILCFAKRTPERDNVILVAISLDPYNAQEASFELPLWELGLDDNADTQGEDLMNGHRWTWHGKTQWMRIEPWQQPFGIWRIEKAL; from the coding sequence ATGTCAGGTAACGAGCCCTTCGAAAGCGGGCCCACGGCCAACGATCACCCGGACCAGGCCATCAGCCTTTCGCAAGCATTGCTGGCGCCTCGCATCGTGATCGAGGACGCAAGCCCGGTGCTCGATGCCGGTGCCTTCGCGGCCAAGGCGGTGCGCGGGCAGAAGGTCGACGTCAGTGCAAAGGTCTACTGCGACGGTCACGATCGCCTGGCGGTGACGCTGCACTGGCGCCAGGCCCATAGCCGACGCTGGCATTGCGTGGCCATGCATTCACCGGGCAATGACCTGTGGCTGGCCGCGTTCACCCCCACGGACCTGGGCCTGCATGTGTTCAATATCCAGGCCTGGATCGACCCTTTCGCCACCTATTGCCACGACCTGGAAAAAAAATATGCCGCAGGCGTGGACGTGCGGCTGGAGCTCGAGGAAGGCCGCCTGTTGCTGGGCAAGGGCATCGAGCGCAGCGACGGTGCCTTGCGCGAGCAGCTAGAGCAACTGTGCCAACACCTGCCGGATTGGCCGGTGGACGAACAGGTCGCACAGTTGCTGCACCCTGCTACCGCGCGATTGATGGGCGAGGCCGAGCACCGCTGTTACCTGACCCGCAGCCCCGAGTACCCGGTGGATGTCGACCGCGAGGCGGCGTTGTTCGCCAGTTGGTATGAGCTGTTCCCGCGTTCGGTCACCGATGATCCGCAGCGTCACGGCACCTTCGACGCTGTGCACCAGCGTCTGCCGATGATTCGCGACATGGGGTTCGATGTGCTGTATTTCCCGCCCATCCACCCCATCGGCATGAAGCATCGCAAGGGCCGCAACAATGCGCTCCAGGCCGAGCCTGGCGACCCCGGCAGCCCCTACGCCATTGGCAGCCCGGAGGGTGGCCACGACGCCATCCACCCGCAGCTGGGCAGCCGCGACGACTTCCGCCGGCTGGTGGCCGCGGCGGCCGAGCACGGCCTGGAGATTGCCCTGGACTTCGCCATCCAGTGCTCCCAGGACCACCCCTGGCTGACCGAGCACCCCGGCTGGTTCAGCTGGCGCCCCGACGGCACCATCCGCTACGCCGAGAACCCACCGAAGAAATACCAGGACATCGTCAATGTCGACTTCTACGCGCCCGAGGCCGTGCCGTCGCTGTGGCTGGCCCTGCGCGACGTGGTGGTCGGCTGGGTGGAGGAGGGCGTCAGGACGTTCCGCGTCGACAACCCGCACACCAAGCCGCTGCCGTTCTGGCAATGGTTGATCGCCAATGTGCGTGGCCAGTACCCCGACGTCATCTTCCTCGCCGAAGCCTTCACTCGCCCGGCGATGATGGCGCGGTTGGGCAAGGTCGGTTACGCCCAGAGCTACACCTACTTCACCTGGCGCAACAGCAAGCAGGAGCTGCGCGAGTACTTCGAGCAACTGAACCAGCCGCCCTGGAGCCAGTGCTACCGGCCGAACTTCTTCGTCAACACGCCGGACATCAACCCCTTCTTCCTGCAGACCGCCGGCCGCCCAGGCTTTCTCATCCGCGCCGCGCTGGCGACCATGGGCTCGGGATTGTGGGGCATGTATTCGGGTTTCGAACTGTGCGAGGGCACGCCGCTGCCGGGCAAGGAGGAGTACCTGGATTCGGAGAAGTACGAGATTCGCCCACGCGATTTCAGCCAGCCGGGCAACATCGTCGCCGAGATCGCCCAGCTCAATCGCATCCGCCGGCAGAACCGCGCGTTGCAGACGCACTTGGGGGTGCTGTTCCTCAACTGCTGGAACGACAACATCCTCTGCTTCGCCAAGCGCACCCCCGAGCGCGACAACGTCATCCTCGTCGCCATCAGCCTCGACCCTTACAACGCCCAGGAGGCCAGTTTCGAACTGCCTCTGTGGGAGCTGGGTTTGGACGACAACGCCGACACCCAGGGTGAAGACCTTATGAACGGCCATCGCTGGACCTGGCACGGCAAGACCCAGTGGATGCGCATCGAGCCCTGGCAGCAGCCGTTCGGTATCTGGCGTATCGAAAAAGCCCTGTAG
- a CDS encoding RrF2 family transcriptional regulator, with product MSLYSAGVEYGIHCLLFLVDERGDSREASVRDLAELQGVPQEYLAKVFTKLARAGLVVATEGVRGGFRLARPSDEITVLDIVTAIDGAKKIFDCREIRERCAVFEGSAPGWATEGTCAIHAVMLGAQKRMEEALAQQTILDLARRFGRKAPAEFGQKVNDWMSERRDGKGGDIPLVEV from the coding sequence ATGTCGCTTTACAGTGCCGGCGTCGAGTACGGCATCCATTGCCTGCTGTTCCTGGTGGACGAGCGTGGGGATAGCCGCGAGGCCAGCGTGCGCGACCTGGCCGAGCTGCAGGGGGTGCCTCAGGAATACCTGGCCAAGGTGTTCACCAAGCTGGCCCGGGCCGGGCTGGTGGTGGCCACCGAGGGCGTGCGCGGCGGGTTCCGCCTGGCGCGGCCGTCGGACGAGATCACCGTGCTGGATATCGTCACGGCCATCGATGGGGCGAAGAAGATCTTCGACTGCCGGGAGATCCGCGAGCGTTGCGCGGTGTTCGAGGGCTCGGCGCCGGGGTGGGCCACCGAGGGCACCTGCGCGATCCATGCGGTGATGCTGGGGGCGCAGAAGCGCATGGAGGAAGCGCTGGCGCAGCAGACCATTCTCGACCTGGCGCGACGGTTCGGGCGCAAGGCGCCGGCTGAGTTCGGGCAGAAGGTCAATGACTGGATGAGCGAGCGGCGGGACGGGAAGGGCGGTGATATTCCGCTGGTGGAGGTTTGA
- a CDS encoding NAD(P)/FAD-dependent oxidoreductase — protein sequence MTSHILIIGAGFAGVWSALSAARLLDQAQRGDVRISVLAPQPELRIRPRFYEADAHTLKAPVGELLDAVGVAFIQGNAEHIDSAARQVGYLDGNGQRQQLGYDRLILAAGSQVARPAVPGLAEHTFDVDQMESAVRLEQHLVALAAQPASPARNTVVVCGGGFTGIETATEMPARLRAILGEGNARVILVDRGQSIGAALGAGITPSIVAASEQAGVQWLTNTSVVAVDAGGVTLDNGEYIASKTVIWTVGVKASPLTAQIDGERDGFGRLRVDDHLKVVGQAHIYATGDTAWAKVDELGNHALMTCQHAIPMGRHSGNNAMADLLGLAPVAYRQPKYVTCLDLGDWGAAYSEGWERELVLEGQEGKHLKRQINSVWIYPPAADRAQALAAADPMIPIVA from the coding sequence ATGACTTCCCATATCCTGATCATCGGTGCCGGCTTTGCCGGTGTCTGGAGCGCCCTGAGCGCCGCCCGTCTGCTCGACCAGGCCCAACGTGGCGACGTGCGCATCAGCGTGCTCGCCCCGCAACCGGAACTGCGTATCCGCCCGCGCTTCTACGAGGCCGACGCGCACACGCTCAAGGCCCCGGTGGGCGAACTGCTCGACGCGGTCGGTGTCGCGTTCATCCAGGGCAACGCCGAGCACATCGACAGCGCCGCACGCCAGGTCGGCTACCTCGACGGCAACGGCCAGCGCCAGCAGCTCGGTTACGACCGCCTGATCCTCGCCGCCGGCAGCCAGGTCGCCCGCCCTGCCGTGCCGGGCCTGGCCGAGCACACCTTCGATGTCGACCAGATGGAATCGGCCGTGCGCCTGGAGCAGCACCTGGTGGCCCTGGCCGCGCAACCGGCCTCTCCGGCGCGCAACACCGTGGTGGTGTGCGGCGGTGGTTTCACCGGCATCGAGACCGCCACCGAAATGCCTGCCCGGCTGCGTGCCATCCTCGGTGAAGGCAATGCCCGGGTGATCCTGGTCGACCGTGGCCAGAGCATCGGCGCGGCCCTGGGCGCCGGCATCACCCCGTCCATCGTCGCCGCCAGCGAGCAGGCTGGCGTGCAGTGGCTGACCAATACCTCGGTGGTGGCGGTCGACGCCGGTGGCGTGACCCTCGACAACGGCGAATACATCGCCAGCAAGACGGTGATCTGGACCGTGGGCGTCAAGGCCAGCCCGCTGACCGCGCAAATCGACGGTGAGCGCGATGGCTTCGGCCGCCTGCGGGTCGACGACCACCTGAAAGTGGTCGGCCAGGCGCACATCTACGCCACCGGCGACACGGCCTGGGCCAAGGTCGACGAACTGGGCAACCACGCCCTGATGACCTGCCAGCACGCCATCCCCATGGGCCGCCACTCGGGCAACAACGCCATGGCCGACCTGCTGGGCCTGGCGCCGGTGGCCTACCGCCAGCCCAAGTACGTCACCTGCCTCGACCTGGGCGACTGGGGGGCGGCCTACAGCGAAGGCTGGGAACGCGAACTGGTGCTCGAGGGCCAGGAAGGCAAGCACCTCAAGCGCCAGATCAACTCGGTGTGGATCTACCCGCCCGCCGCCGATCGCGCGCAAGCCCTGGCGGCCGCCGACCCGATGATCCCAATCGTGGCGTGA